From one Rhodopirellula islandica genomic stretch:
- a CDS encoding GspE/PulE family protein has protein sequence MSRTMQDFTDLLLQQGVISLDQLSEAEEVAKNTSADIGDVLIKMEYASPEEVGMALAKFHKIPFVDLRSERISESVIELVPESVARENTVLPFKEEDGALTILIADPFDLETIEKLRFILNRKIETALAPKEAINGAINQYYGQVEGESADSMLQEFTDTAIDFTETESDTGGGEETVDDNSAPVIRLVNLMIAEAVQLRASDIHVEPFEDRVRIRYRIDGVCVEREAAPRRMLSAIIARIKILSKIDISEKRRPTDGRIKITVGDKQLDLRVSIIPTNHGQSCVMRLLDKDNIKVGTRQLGLSERDFRNFNSLIRRPNGIVLVTGPTGSGKTTTLYASLNALNRPDRKIITAEDPVEYYLPGINQVEVKHNIGLDFARIIRAMLRQAPNIILVGEMRDHETASMGIQASLTGHLVFSTLHTNDAPSAISRMVDIGVPSYMVASSVIAVLAQRLVRTICPRCKVRYQPPQSVIDDSEIPPEMLAQAEFCKGKGCTYCGRTGYRGRIGIYELMLINNKLRELMFKGTTTKTIREEAIKNGMSTLYADGMLKVIRGITTFDEVYRVAKKTEQEALALDHIAKELSSL, from the coding sequence ATGAGCCGGACGATGCAAGATTTCACCGATTTGCTGCTCCAACAGGGCGTCATCAGTCTCGATCAGCTGTCCGAAGCCGAAGAAGTCGCGAAGAACACCAGTGCGGACATTGGTGACGTGCTGATCAAAATGGAATACGCCAGCCCCGAAGAAGTCGGGATGGCCTTGGCGAAGTTCCACAAAATTCCCTTTGTGGACCTCCGCAGCGAGCGGATCAGCGAATCCGTCATCGAATTGGTCCCCGAATCGGTCGCTCGCGAAAACACGGTGTTGCCCTTCAAAGAAGAAGACGGGGCCCTGACGATTCTGATCGCCGACCCGTTTGACCTCGAGACCATCGAAAAGCTGCGTTTCATCCTCAACCGGAAAATCGAAACCGCTCTGGCTCCCAAAGAAGCCATCAACGGGGCGATCAACCAGTACTACGGTCAGGTCGAAGGTGAATCGGCTGACTCGATGTTGCAAGAGTTCACCGACACAGCGATCGACTTCACCGAAACCGAGTCTGACACCGGTGGGGGGGAGGAAACCGTTGATGACAACTCCGCCCCCGTCATCCGGCTGGTCAACCTGATGATCGCGGAAGCCGTGCAGTTGCGGGCCAGCGACATCCACGTCGAACCCTTCGAAGATCGCGTTCGAATCCGTTATCGAATTGACGGCGTCTGCGTCGAGCGGGAAGCAGCCCCCCGGCGGATGCTGTCGGCCATCATCGCCCGGATCAAGATCCTCTCGAAGATCGACATCAGCGAAAAGCGACGCCCCACGGACGGGCGGATCAAAATCACGGTGGGGGACAAGCAACTCGATTTGCGGGTCAGCATCATCCCCACCAACCACGGCCAGTCCTGCGTGATGCGGCTGCTGGACAAGGACAACATCAAAGTCGGCACCCGGCAACTCGGCCTGTCCGAGCGGGACTTCCGCAACTTCAACTCGTTGATCCGTCGGCCCAACGGGATCGTGCTGGTCACCGGCCCAACCGGGTCCGGAAAGACCACCACCCTGTACGCCTCCCTGAACGCACTGAACCGACCCGACCGCAAGATCATCACGGCGGAAGACCCGGTCGAGTATTACCTGCCCGGGATCAATCAGGTTGAAGTGAAGCACAACATCGGCCTCGACTTCGCTCGCATCATTCGGGCCATGTTGCGGCAAGCACCCAACATCATCCTCGTCGGTGAAATGCGAGATCACGAGACCGCATCGATGGGAATTCAAGCCTCACTGACTGGACACTTGGTTTTCAGTACTCTACACACGAACGATGCGCCCAGTGCCATATCACGGATGGTGGACATCGGTGTACCATCCTACATGGTGGCAAGTTCCGTCATCGCGGTGCTGGCTCAGCGTTTGGTGCGGACCATTTGCCCTCGTTGCAAGGTCCGCTACCAGCCGCCTCAGAGCGTGATCGACGACTCGGAGATCCCACCAGAGATGCTCGCTCAAGCCGAGTTCTGCAAGGGCAAGGGATGCACGTACTGCGGCCGCACCGGCTACCGGGGCCGGATCGGGATCTACGAACTGATGTTGATCAACAACAAGCTTCGCGAGTTGATGTTCAAAGGAACGACCACCAAAACGATTCGCGAAGAGGCCATAAAGAACGGCATGTCAACGCTTTACGCCGATGGCATGCTCAAGGTGATTCGCGGGATCACGACTTTCGACGAAGTGTATCGGGTCGCCAAAAAGACCGAGCAAGAAGCGCTCGCTCTCGACCACATCGCGAAAGAGCTGTCGTCGCTGTAG